The window GCGACCTCGCGCTCGTCGGGGTCGTACGAGCGGTCCGGCACCTCGGCGACGAACGGTCGAACGGAGTAGTCGGTGACTGTCCGGATGTCGTCGAGCCGTCCGACGACGCTCGTTTCGGAGGCTCGGAGACCGATCTCCTCGTCGGCTTCACGGAGTGCCGTGGCGCGCAGACCCGAGTCCTCCGGCTCGCGCGACCCGCCGGGGAAGCTCATCTGGCCGGGGTGCTCGCCGAGGTGGTCCGCGCGCCTGGTAAACAGGACGTGCTCCTCACCGTCCCGATAGAGGATCGGCGCGAGGACCGCGGCCTGCTGGCCCGCCCCTTCGACCGCGTCCGGCGCGTGTCCCGACACCCGCGAGAGATCCATACTCGGAGGGACGTAGGAGCCCGGGCGTCTTATACTGTCTGCTGAGGATTCGTGAAGGATTCGGGGCGGCCGGCGCTCCGGAGGGTACGCGTCCGCCCCGCGTGGGTTACGCGTCCAGTTCGTCGTCGAGGCGCGCCCGGATGTCGTCGACATCGACCGCGTCGGACCAGACGGCGACGTCGTACGTGACGTCCAACAGTCGCCGCATCGATTCCTCGTCCCCGTCGGTGACGGCGCGTGCCGCCTCGGTCCGAAGCCGTTCGGCGACCGCCCGTGCGGCGGCCTCGCGGTCGACGTCCCGCTCCCGGACGTCGAGGATGTGCGGCAGGTCCTCCGCGTTCTCCGGGAGCGTCGGGAACGCCGCCGGCCCCGGGATCAGGAGCGTCTCGCCGCCCTGCTCGTAGCGAACCAGCGCGTACGAGGCCACCGCGTCGTCGACGGCGCCCGAGAGCGCGGCGGCCTCGACGTCGGAGCCCTGTTTGAACGCCAGTTCGCCCAGCGCGCGTTCGAGTTCCGCGGGCGTGAGCGCGCCGAAGAGGTCGACGACGCCGGCCAGTTCGTCGGACTGGAGTTCCGAGGTCACTCTCCGAACCCCGTCGCGTCGGCGGCCGCGACGCCGGCGTTTCCTCCGGCGACCGCGTCTTCGACGTCCGCTTCGGCCGCCTCACTCACCGCCTCCGCGGAGAGCGGGGCGTCCGCCCAGGCCGGGAGGCGGTCGTCGGCGCCCGTCGGCTCCTCGACGGCGGCGGCGTACTGTGACACCTGGGCCCGCTCGTGGGCGCGGTCGAAGCGGAAGTCGTTGAACGCCGCGTCGAGCGCGTACTGGTCGACGAGTGTGCTCGCCGCCTCGCGGTAGCGCCTC is drawn from Halobellus limi and contains these coding sequences:
- a CDS encoding NUDIX hydrolase, translating into MDLSRVSGHAPDAVEGAGQQAAVLAPILYRDGEEHVLFTRRADHLGEHPGQMSFPGGSREPEDSGLRATALREADEEIGLRASETSVVGRLDDIRTVTDYSVRPFVAEVPDRSYDPDEREVAEVVALSVAELTDLGNYESERREHPTYGSRRIHFFHVGDYTVWGATGVMLLQLLELTTDWTVPEEPDRVVGPDAELPV
- a CDS encoding DUF7109 family protein — its product is MTSELQSDELAGVVDLFGALTPAELERALGELAFKQGSDVEAAALSGAVDDAVASYALVRYEQGGETLLIPGPAAFPTLPENAEDLPHILDVRERDVDREAAARAVAERLRTEAARAVTDGDEESMRRLLDVTYDVAVWSDAVDVDDIRARLDDELDA